In Naumovozyma castellii chromosome 1, complete genome, one DNA window encodes the following:
- the AAC1 gene encoding ADP/ATP carrier protein AAC1 (ancestral locus Anc_2.621): MVVKEQPHSSSFVTDFLMGGVSAAIAKTGAAPIERVKILMQNQDEMLKQGSLDSRYGGILDCFKRTASEEGIISFWRGNTANVIRYFPTQALNFAFKDKIKAMFGFNKERDGYTKWFMGNVASGGCAGALSLLFVYSLDYARTRLAADAKSIKSGAPRKFNGILDVYKKTLFTDGVLGLYRGFLPSVVGIMVYRGLYFGLYDSLKPVLLTGSFENAFLPSFLLGWAVTISASTTSYPLDTVRRRMMMTSGQAVKYKGAIDCFQQIVSQEGVYSLFKGCGANIFRGVAAAGVISLYDQLQLLLFGRKFK, encoded by the coding sequence ATGGTAGTTAAAGAACAGCCACATAGCAGCAGCTTCGTCACGGATTTCCTCATGGGAGGTGTCTCTGCCGCCATTGCCAAAACAGGGGCAGCACCTATCGAAAGAGTAAAGATTTTGATGCAGAATCAAGATGAAATGTTAAAACAAGGATCATTAGATTCGCGTTATGGTGGGATACTCGATTGCTTCAAGAGGACAGCCTCTGAAGAGGGCATTATCTCTTTTTGGAGAGGTAATACTGCCAATGTGATTAGGTACTTCCCCACACAGGCATTAAATTTTGCGTTTAAGGACAAAATTAAGGCCATGTTTGGATTCAACAAGGAAAGAGACGGTTATACCAAATGGTTTATGGGGAATGTGGCATCCGGTGGATGTGCAGGTGCTCTTTCCCTATTGTTTGTCTATTCCTTAGATTATGCAAGAACGAGATTGGCAGCTGATGCTAAATCTATTAAAAGTGGTGCACCAAGAAAATTCAATGGTATTCTGGACGTCTATAAAAAAACATTATTCACAGATGGTGTTCTCGGTTTATATAGAGGGTTTCTTCCCTCAGTAGTTGGAATAATGGTTTATCGTGGGTTATACTTTGGTCTTTACGATTCATTAAAACCCGTATTATTAACTGGTTCATTTGAAAACGCATTCCTGCCATCTTTCCTATTAGGTTGGGCGGTTACCATAAGTGCATCAACCACGTCGTATCCTCTTGACACggtaagaagaagaatgatgatgacatCTGGTCAAGCAGTTAAGTATAAAGGGGCCATAGACTGCTTCCAACAAATTGTAAGCCAAGAAGGtgtttattcattatttaaggGTTGTGGAGCAAATATCTTTAGAGGGGTTGCAGCAGCAGGTGTTATTTCCTTATATGACCAATTGCAATTGCTCTTGTTTGGCAGAAAGTTCAAgtga
- the STB2 gene encoding Stb2p (ancestral locus Anc_2.616), with protein sequence MSSNYPMNDSTLINQTFSNAYSIPRSYRSRNTNEEVTDGIDDYMTPSSSSSSSSSSKPSTSPSSRTLETSPELLQNINKPTSANTYQRLPVSLSSFIFPDMRALYSLDLDSYMDLTYKEIQLFGYEIYIVEQWTSERKLSTIITSLTGNRQDIVTAVRVVLPSDPKLWPGRFKQYYEELMKFSQPKVMPQGTLFLTNISSMESSLNLLHVECGDLRIVWPVFEINYDLKTLHCAGRSALLLCYPSNASEEKFSQLYKIPIPKRSGPLGILSKENNLLKNEHGNEFTAADLKNNMQQQVGIVHGLRPPALQDVKRGSYPVIELITLIQISLNYFKLRGKNIVKDGLLCNGTKRAIGEWWDNYGKLYLGVEKPRNEATLGPTTVAALISLVLSCYFKLIVENCINSGDPYDENEFLTGIHNFQKKYDLLLHPGRPYLDHRTLEKLFEMSAKFSNRTDIFKFKKLVKSRMQDIVGKGNPIYLSNEILTTDIGTLINNIHGGSLGLLFKGKGRCGKDVNLSPTVDFTVFKFQHGNPSRQLEQHQRDYKEFKQKKKEQLSKKRVLQFDDRIDETMDDTYTVDQNTETADGNLGAKDVLSKFDARLRRVPLSSATISSMFCNYDRSKYLQSACINELYQKEYYRRNSLPLINDHLNDSVNVEQINATSNTTKYKTPLFRCNSSSRIQNVIEKWEIPFDPSAVRMARDIVKIENRLHSQKTEEEKEVAIEKVGEYLEFDDATTSLQQIYQKYVEGAKSFQTKSNDLENKQQMLLREMHELNSLTMKLKYDIRILELRVRDVEDSVNQFDSKLKTMKSFVVKESGTKESSNLREDDKVIFQHCVNNLLNTNTTNYQGSWLSVLSKRFFWEVKQDMLEWYEWLFKNGIYQESLKQEKRI encoded by the coding sequence ATGTCTTCAAATTATCCGATGAATGACAGTACACTTATAAATCAAACATTCTCAAATGCTTACAGCATACCGCGATCGTATAGATCAAGAAACACGAATGAAGAGGTTACAGATGGTATTGACGATTACATGACcccatcatcatcttcttcttcttcatcttcttccaaacCTTCCACATCACCATCTTCACGTACTTTGGAGACCTCTCCAGAGCTATTGCAGAATATAAACAAACCAACATCGGCAAATACATACCAACGGCTCCCCGTTTCACTCTCAAGTTTCATATTTCCCGATATGAGAGCATTATACTCTCTTGATTTGGATTCTTACATGGACTTGACttataaagaaatacaatTATTTGGTtatgaaatatatatagtGGAACAGTGGACGTCCGAGAGAAAATTATCTACAATTATAACATCATTGACAGGTAATAGACAGGATATAGTCACTGCGGTAAGAGTGGTTCTTCCGAGTGATCCGAAGTTATGGCCTGGTAGATTTAAACAATATTATGAggaattaatgaaattttcgCAACCTAAAGTTATGCCACAGGGTACGTTATTTTTAACTAATATATCCTCCATGGAATCGagtttaaatttattacaTGTGGAGTGTGGTGATTTGAGAATTGTCTGGCCtgtatttgaaattaattatgatttgaaaactttaCACTGTGCCGGAAGATCTGCTTTATTATTATGCTATCCATCAAATGCATCAGAGGAGAAATTCTCTCAATTATACAAGATTCCCATACCGAAAAGGAGTGGACCATTAGGCATATTATCCAAGGAgaataatttattgaagaatgaaCATGGAAATGAGTTCACTGCGGCGGAtctaaaaaataatatgcAACAACAGGTTGGTATTGTACATGGACTCAGGCCACCCGCTTTACAGGATGTAAAGAGGGGTTCGTATCCAGTCATTGAATTAATTACTttgattcaaatttcattgaattattttaaaCTACGTGGTAAAAACATAGTAAAAGATGGGTTACTTTGCAATGGAACAAAAAGAGCTATTGGGGAATGGTGGGATAATTATGGGAAATTATATTTAGGTGTCGAAAAACCAAGAAATGAGGCTACATTAGGACCCACTACGGTGGCAGCTTTGATTAGTTTAGTTTTAAGTTGTTACTTTAAGCTAATAGTGGAGAATTGCATAAATTCTGGCGATCCCTacgatgaaaatgaatttctTACTGGGATACATAATTTTCAGAAGAAGTATGATCTTTTACTTCATCCTGGTCGTCCTTATTTGGACCATCGTACGTTAGAAAAATTGTTCGAAATGTCAGctaaattttccaatagaACTgacatttttaaattcaaaaagttGGTTAAATCAAGGATGCAAGATATTGTAGGTAAAGGTAATCCAATTTACCtatcaaatgaaattttaacGACAGATATTGGAACTCTAATTAATAACATACATGGTGGGTCTCttggtttattatttaagGGGAAAGGGAGATGTGGAAAGGATGTAAATTTATCACCTACCGTAGATTTTACAGTGTTTAAATTTCAGCATGGCAATCCATCAAGACAATTAGAACAACATCAGAGAGATTATAAAGAGTTtaaacagaagaaaaaggaaCAATTGTCCAAAAAACGTGTCCTGCAGTTTGATGACCGTATTGATGAAACAATGGATGATACATATACTGTTGATCAGAATACTGAAACTGCCGATGGTAATTTGGGTGCAAAAGATgttctttccaaatttgaTGCAAGGCTTCGTAGAGTGCCTCTGTCCTCTGCTACAATTTCCTCGATGTTTTGTAATTATGATAGGTCCAAATACCTCCAAAGTGCTTGTATCAATGAACTATatcaaaaagaatattacCGGAGAAACTCGTTACCTTTAATTAATGatcatttgaatgattCCGTGAATGTGGAACAAATTAATGCCACAAGTAATACAACCAAATATAAAACGCCGTTATTCCGTTGTAACTCCTCCTCTAGAATTCAGaatgttattgaaaagtGGGAGATACCGTTTGACCCCTCTGCTGTAAGGATGGCAAGAGATATtgttaaaattgaaaacagATTACATTCTCAAAAAACggaagaagagaaagaagtcgcaattgaaaaagttgGTGAATACTTAGAATTCGATGATGCGACAACTTCCCTTCAACAAATTTATCAGAAATATGTTGAAGGTGCTAAAAGCTTCCAAACAAAATCTAATGATCttgaaaataaacaacaaatgCTATTAAGGGAAATGCACGAACTTAATTCTTTGACcatgaaattaaaatatgaTATAAGAATTTTAGAGTTGAGAGTTCGTGATGTTGAAGACAGTGTAAATCAGTTTGattccaaattgaaaacaatgaaatCGTTTGTTGTAAAGGAGTCGGGTACAAAagaatcatcaaatttaagAGAGGATGATAAAGTTATATTCCAGCATTGTGTCAATAATCTGTTGAATACCAATACAACAAACTATCAAGGATCCTGGTTAAGTGTTTTAAGCAAAAGATTTTTCTGGGAAGTAAAACAGGACATGCTTGAGTGGTATGAGTGgcttttcaaaaatggcATATATCAGGAAAGTCTGAAGCAAGAAAAGAGGATATGA
- the BUB2 gene encoding Bub2p (ancestral locus Anc_2.620) yields MSSIEEFITQSPIIVQSSLSQLRYLILSDGLPAINNSKTQKIRCYVWSILSRTSMNGTTQNYLNLLQFGPPSNKIFKKITDDTFRTFPTDSDFTSQVPKDVLTRSLSCFAWQTEERNEIIKLDRPTDKGTHLLDANSDPTLSKIEISTYVQGMNVLMATTLYACPTEPMAFQIFSTLCYSMIPTYVTTNMIGARNGVKLLDLCLKIIDPKLSNFLSRQLLTAEIYGLPSILTFSSCNKPLIQAVKLWDFMFAYGFHMNILLVVAMLVSIRKQILESSNPMNLITRNLPAFNADELISLGVGFIAKIPIEIYDLLVNHLTDPDIKIPSTFELT; encoded by the coding sequence ATGTCATCCATTGAAGAGTTTATAACTCAATCTCCAATAATCGTTcaatcttctctttctcaACTACgatatttaattttaagTGATGGTTTACCTGCTATAAACAATTCGAAAACTCAAAAGATACGATGTTATGTTTGGTCTATTCTCTCGCGAACATCAATGAATGGTACTACACAAAATTACCTGAACTTACTTCAGTTTGGGCCTCCATCCAATaagatatttaaaaaaataacagATGACACATTTAGAACTTTCCCAACTGACTCGGATTTCACATCACAGGTACCAAAGGATGTCCTGACAAGATCTCTTTCATGCTTTGCATGGCAAACTGAAGAACGTAACGAAATTATCAAGCTGGACAGACCCACTGATAAAGGAACTCATCTTCTGGATGCTAATTCTGACCCTACTTTAAGTAAGATTGAAATAAGTACATATGTGCAAGGTATGAACGTCCTAATGGCAACGACATTATACGCATGCCCTACTGAACCTATGGCGTTCCAAATCTTCTCAACTTTATGTTACTCGATGATACCGACGTACGTGACCACTAATATGATAGGTGCTAGAAATGGTGTCAAATTATTAGACCTTTGTTTAAAGATCATTGATCCTAAATTAAGCAATTTTTTAAGTCGACAATTACTTACCGCAGAGATTTATGGATTACCTTCGATTTTGACATTTTCTAGTTGTAATAAGCCTTTAATTCAAGCAGTGAAATTATGGGATTTCATGTTTGCTTATGGATTTCAcatgaatatattattggTGGTTGCCATGTTAGTATCCATAAGAAAACAAATACTGGAATCATCTAATCCCATGAATCTAATAACAAGAAATCTTCCTGCATTTAACGCAGATGAGTTGATTAGCCTGGGTGTGGGATTTATAGCAAAGATTCCCATTGAAATCTATGACTTATTAGTGAATCACTTAACTGACCCAGATATTAAAATACCATCCACATTTGAATTGACTTAG
- the VPS55 gene encoding Vps55p (ancestral locus Anc_1.473): MEFKVSPLTKIISLSGFLALGFLLVILSCALFHNYYPLYDILVFILAPVPNAIFGGRSYGSSDFMSDSSNNGKDLGHFFTGMFVTSGILMPVIFYHCQLIGSVSCAMSMIGGLIIYSSIVIFSWFFHSSWDNEEDNLFG; encoded by the coding sequence ATGGAATTTAAAGTATCCCCATTGACGAAAATTATCTCTCTGTCAGGGTTCTTGGCATTAGGTTTTCTTTTAGTCATTTTAAGTTGCGCATTATTCCATAACTACTATCCATTATATGATATACTCGTGTTCATATTAGCACCAGTGCCAAATGCCATCTTTGGAGGAAGAAGTTATGGATCTTCAGATTTTATGTCAGATTCCTCAAATAATGGGAAAGATCTAGGTCATTTTTTTACAGGAATGTTTGTAACAAGTGGTATTTTGATGCCAGTGATATTTTACCATTGTCAATTGATTGGGTCCGTAAGCTGCGCCATGAGTATGATCGGTGGACTGATCATTTATTCGAGCATTGTGATATTTTCATGGTTCTTCCACAGCAGTTGggataatgaagaagataatttGTTCGGTTAA
- the SSC1 gene encoding Hsp70 family ATPase SSC1 (ancestral locus Anc_1.474), which translates to MLAAKNILSKSSTMAGPVRLATRLQSTKVQGQVIGIDLGTTNSAVAVMEGKIPKIIENAEGSRTTPSVVAFTKEGERLVGIPAKRQAVVNPENTLFATKRLIGRRFEDVEVQRDIKQVPYKIVKHSNGDAWVEARGQTYSPAQIGGFVLNKMKETAEAYLGKAAKNAVVTVPAYFNDSQRQATKDAGQIVGLNVLRVVNEPTAAALAYGLEKSDSKVVAVFDLGGGTFDISILDIDNGVFEVKSTNGDTHLGGEDFDIYLLREIVSRFKTESGIDLENDRMAIQRIREAAEKAKIELSSTVSTEINLPFITADASGPKHINMKFSRAQFETLTEPLIKRTVDPVKKALKDANLATSDISEVLLVGGMSRMPKVVETVKQLFNREPSKAVNPDEAVAIGAAIQGAVLSGEVTDVLLLDVTPLSLGIETLGGVFTRLIPRNTTIPTKKSQIFSTAAAGQTSVEIRVFQGERELVRDNKLIGNFNLSGIPPAPKGVPQIEVTFDIDADGIINVSARDKATNKDSSITVAGSSGLSESEIEKMVNDAEKFKSQDEARKQSIETANKADQLANDTENSLKEFEGKLDKAEAQKVKDQIASLKELIARVQGGEEVDAEELKTKTEELQTASMKLFEQMYKNDSSSNNNGGEQSSSGETKQ; encoded by the coding sequence ATGTTAGCTGCCAAGAACATTTTAAGTAAATCAAGCACGATGGCGGGCCCAGTTCGTCTGGCTACCCGTCTCCAATCTACCAAGGTGCAAGGTCAAGTCATCGGTATTGATTTGGGTACTACCAACTCCGCCGTCGCAGTGATGGAAGGTAAGATCCCAAAGATCATTGAGAATGCAGAAGGTTCTAGAACTACCCCATCTGTCGTTGCATTCACTAAGGAAGGTGAAAGATTGGTCGGTATTCCAGCTAAACGTCAAGCTGTCGTTAACCCAGAAAATACATTGTTCGCCACCAAGAGATTGATCGGGCGTCGTTTTGAAGATGTCGAAGTGCAAAGAGATATTAAGCAAGTTCCATATAAGATTGTTAAGCACAGTAACGGTGATGCTTGGGTTGAAGCTAGAGGTCAAACTTACTCTCCTGCTCAAATTGGTGGGTTCGTCTTGAACAAGATGAAGGAAACCGCTGAAGCCTATTTAGGGAAGGCTGCCAAGAACGCTGTCGTTACTGTTCCAGCttatttcaatgattctCAAAGACAAGCTACCAAGGATGCCGGTCAAATTGTTGGATTGAACGTTCTTCGTGTTGTCAACGAACCTACTGCAGCTGCTTTGGCGTACGGGTTGGAGAAATCTGATTCTAAGGTTGTCGCTGTCTTCGATTTAGGTGGTGGTACTTTCGATATTTCTATCTTGGATATTGATAACGGTGTCTTCGAAGTTAAATCTACTAATGGTGATACCCATTTAGGTGGTGAAGATTTcgatatttatttattaagaGAAATCGTTTCTCGTTTCAAGACTGAATCGGgtattgatttggaaaatgacCGTATGGccattcaaagaattagagAAGCCGCTGAAAAGGCCAAGATTGAATTATCTTCCACTGTTTCTACAGAAATTAACCTACCATTTATTACTGCTGATGCATCTGGTCCAAAGCATATTAACATGAAATTTAGCAGAGCTCAATTCGAAACTTTGACTGAACCATTAATTAAGAGAACTGTGGACCCAGTCAAGAAGGCTCTAAAGGATGCCAATTTAGCTACTTCTGATATCTCAGAAGTCCTTCTAGTTGGTGGTATGTCAAGAATGCCAAAGGTTGTTGAAACTGTTAAGCAGTTGTTTAACAGAGAACCATCCAAGGCTGTTAACCCAGATGAAGCTGTGGCCATTGGTGCTGCTATTCAAGGTGCTGTCTTGTCTGGTGAAGTCACAGATGtcttattattagatgtTACTCCATTATCTTTAGGTATTGAAACTTTAGGTGGTGTCTTCACAAGATTGATTCCAAGAAATACCACTATCCCAACTAAGAAATCTCAAATCTTCTCTACTGCAGCAGCTGGTCAAACTTCTGTTGAAATTAGAGTGTTCCAAGGTGAAAGAGAATTAGTTAGAGATAACAAATTAATTGGTAACTTCAATCTATCTGGTATCCCACCTGCACCAAAGGGTGTTCCACAAATTGAAGTCActtttgatattgatgcCGATGGTATTATTAACGTCTCTGCCAGAGATAAGGCTACCAACAAGGACTCTTCCATCACCGTCGCAGGTTCCTCAGGTTTGTCTGAatctgaaattgaaaagatggTTAACGATgctgaaaaattcaagtCTCAAGATGAAGCTAGAAAGCAATCTATTGAAACTGCTAACAAGGCTGACCAATTGGCTAACGACACTGAAAActctttgaaagaatttgaaggTAAGTTAGATAAGGCTGAAGCACAAAAGGTTAAAGACCAAATTGCATCTTTGAAGGAATTGATCGCAAGAGTTCAAGGCGGTGAAGAAGTGGATgctgaagaattgaagacCAAGACTGAAGAGCTACAAACTGCTTCAATGAAGTTATTCGAACAAATGTACAAGAATGATTCTTcaagcaacaacaacggTGGTGAACAATCATCCTCTGGTGAAACCAAGCAATAG
- the STV1 gene encoding H(+)-transporting V0 sector ATPase subunit a (ancestral locus Anc_2.617) → MTYVQLYIPLETSRETVCLLGNLGNLMFRDLNKDLTDFQRNYVSQLRKFDDVERLIHYMKNILEKHSESTWKYILHIDQDGNDIQDPTLSQLLHSLGTHSQDSINNLVDDINGFENRVRQLDDSLDNLKMKLNGLVENRHVVMECSKFLEINPGVIGRVTRQAREAGNAEIDADDFIFDDDAVSQTLSNTGFSIDSSNDGESTNGHQNIYDNNGGSREDFGFLEQGLQHRFMIAGSIRRTKVELLNRILFRLLRGNLFFQNFPIDEPLLEDNEKVQKDSFIVFTHGDLLLSKVKRVIDSLNGNIVSLEQQAHTSLQDLNTQITDMQRVVQSTEQTLHTELLVVNDQLPTWNAIVKREKYIYSTLNLFKEESQGLLAEGWIPSSEVDQLSNSLKDYTETIGSEYGTVVNIIHTNKSPPTYHRTNKFTGAFQSIVDAYGTATYKEINPGLATIVTFPFMFAIMFGDAGHGSILLLIALYMIFNERKFDAMQRGEIFDMAYTGRYVICLMGAFSIYTGFLYNDIFSLSMNLFSSGWKWPSTFLKGETIEATKVGVYPFGLDFAWHGTDNGLLFSNSYKMKLSILMGFIHMTYSYMFSYINYKFRGSRIDIIGNFIPGLIFMQSIFGYLSWAIVYKWSKDWIKDGKPAPGLLNMLISMFLSPGTIDEQLYTAQAFIQKVLLLAALICVPWLLLYKPLMLRRQNKNSIARGYQSIQDEQTNQTILDSEAASNDGNMIITDFQIQDDGAEDGEGQEEFNFADVMIHQVIHTIEFCLNCISHTASYLRLWALSLAHAQLSSVLWTMTISNAFSSKNSGSVLSVAKVVFLFGMWFVLTVCILVFMEGTSAMLHALRLHWVEAMSKFFEGEGYPYEPFSFNNLIEQ, encoded by the coding sequence ATGACATATGTTCAACTTTATATTCCATTGGAAACGTCTAGAGAAACTGTCTGTTTGCTAGGTAACCTCGGAAATCTTATGTTTCGAGACCTTAATAAAGACTTGACTGATTTCCAAAGAAACTACGTTTCCCAATTACGTAAATTTGATGACGTGGAAAGATTGATCCATTACATGAAGAATATACTCGAAAAGCATTCTGAGTCAACGTGGAAATACATTCTTCATATTGATCAGGATGGGAATGACATACAGGACCCAACTTTATCACAATTATTGCATTCATTGGGTACACATTCTCAAGATTCTATCAATAATTTAGTGGATGATATCAACGGTTTTGAAAATAGAGTAAGGCAATTAGATGATTCTCTAGATAACCTTAAGATGAAACTGAATGGACTAGTAGAAAATAGACACGTGGTAATGGAATGTTCcaaattcttggaaataaATCCTGGTGTTATTGGTAGAGTGACTCGTCAAGCTCGTGAAGCAGGAAATGCTGAAATTGATGCTGATGATTTCATTTTTGATGACGACGCCGTGAGTCAGACTTTAAGCAATACTGGCTTCTCCATAGATAGTAGTAATGATGGAGAATCCACCAACGGACATCAGAATATTTATGACAACAATGGTGGTTCAAGAGAGGATTTTGGATTCTTAGAACAAGGATTGCAACATAGATTCATGATCGCAGGTTCTATTAGAAGAACGAAAGTGGAATTACTTAATAGAATCTTATTTAGACTACTACGTGGTAACttatttttccaaaatttccCAATAGATGAACCATTACTAGAGGATAACGAAAAAGTCCAAAAAGATTCTTTTATTGTATTCACACATggtgatttattattaagtAAAGTGAAACGTGTTATTGACTCGCTGAATGGGAACATTGTGTCTTTAGAGCAACAAGCCCATACTTCTcttcaagatttgaataCTCAAATCACTGATATGCAACGAGTTGTCCAATCAACGGAACAGACCTTACACACAGAACTACTGGTAGTAAATGATCAACTACCTACCTGGAATGCCATTGTTAAACgagaaaaatatatttattccaCGTTAAACCTTTTTAAAGAGGAAAGTCAAGGGTTATTAGCAGAGGGGTGGATTCCATCATCAGAAGTGGAccaattatcaaattcattaaaagaCTATACCGAAACCATTGGATCAGAATATGGTACCGTTGTTAACATAATCCACACTAATAAATCTCCACCAACTTATCATAGAACCAACAAATTTACAGGCGCATTTCAATCTATTGTTGATGCATACGGAACAGCCActtataaagaaattaatcCTGGTCTAGCAACAATAGTTACGTTTCCATTTATGTTTGCCATCATGTTCGGTGATGCAGGTCACGGATCCATTTTATTACTAATTGCGCTTTACATGATCTTTAATGAGCGTAAGTTTGATGCAATGCAAAGaggagaaatatttgacatGGCATACACTGGTAGGTATGTTATTTGCCTAATGGGCGCATTTTCCATTTACACTGGTTTCTTATACaatgatatattttcattatcaatgaACCTGTTTAGTTCAGGTTGGAAATGGCCTTCTACTTTTTTGAAAGGTGAAACAATTGAGGCCACAAAAGTTGGGGTATATCCATTTGGGCTGGATTTTGCATGGCATGGGACAGATAATGGTTTACTCTTCTCCAATTCTTATaagatgaaattgtcaATTTTGATGGGATTTATCCATATGACTTACTCATACATGTTCTCTTACATTAATTACAAATTCAGAGGATCAAGAATCGACATAATCGGTAACTTTATTCCAGGTCTGATATTCATGCAGTCAATTTTCGGTTATCTGTCATGGGCTATTGTTTATAAATGGTCGAAGGACTGGATTAAAGATGGTAAACCTGCACCAGGGTTGTTAAACATGCTTATTAGTATGTTTTTATCACCTGGTACAATCGACGAGCAACTTTACACTGCACAAGCctttattcaaaaagttCTTCTGCTAGCTGCTCTTATTTGTGTTCCGTGGTTACTTTTATACAAGCCTTTAATGTTAAGAAGACAAAATAAGAATTCTATTGCAAGAGGCTACCAAAGTATTCAAGATGAACAGACTAACCAAACAATATTGGATTCAGAAGCAGCTTCGAATGATGGCAATATGATAATTACCGACTTTCAAATCCAAGACGATGGTGCTGAAGATGGAGAAGGTCAAGAGGAGTTTAATTTTGCTGATGTAATGATTCATCAAGTTATTCATACCATTGAGTTTTGTTTAAACTGTATTTCCCACACTGCGTCATATTTACGTTTATGGGCATTATCTTTGGCTCATGCACAACTATCGTCTGTTTTATGGACCATGACTATATCTAATGCGTTTAGTTCAAAGAACTCTGGTTCTGTTCTTTCAGTTGCCAAAGTAGTGTTCTTATTCGGAATGTGGTTTGTGTTAACCGTTTGCATCCTGGTATTTATGGAAGGAACGTCTGCTATGCTTCATGCTCTGCGTTTGCATTGGGTTGAAGCCATGTCTAAATTTTTCGAGGGGGAGGGGTACCCTTATGAACCATTCTCATTCAACAATCTTATAGAACAATAA